The Maridesulfovibrio salexigens DSM 2638 region GTAATTGGTAGCGTAGTCGCTGAATTCAAAGTAGACCTTGTTTTCACCGGGGTCTGCTTTGCCGTTCAGGTTGGCATCAAGAATACCGTAACCGAATCGGTATGGTCGCTGAACGCGTTCCTTGGTGCCTGCGGCAGTGGAAAGCTTATCGATTTTTACAAATCGTTTAATCAACTTGCCGCCGGAATAGATTTCAAGAACACCGTTTACCCCGGTCCAGTTCTGGAGGGAACGACCGATGCGGTTCTGGGTTTCTTGAGTACATGCGCTGAAAACAGCGAGAGAAAAAAGCAGGATGAGTGTAAGTGTCAGGCTGTTCTTTTTCATTTGGTTCTCCGTTAAAGAGTTTGCTGTCATCAGGTCAAACGGGCAGTTCATACATGTTTTTTTCTGGAATGCAAAGCAGTGCGACTATAATCATTCCGCTGCCGGGAGCCAGAGGTAATGAAATCCGGCTTTGGGCGGCATGAGGTTACCGGCATCAATATTAATCAGCGCCGGGGAGAATGCTTGTGATGAAGCAGAGTTATAGAGAGTGTCGTTGGGGTAACTCTTGCGTTTGTAGGTGACCACTTGTGAATCTTCAGAAATACCCGCCAGCTTGCAGGCTGTTTTTACCGCGTCAGGAAGATATCCAAGGCTGTCCACCAGTCCTGCTTTCTTTGCTCCCTGCGCACTGAAAACCTGTGCGGTGAAGATGGTATTCAGTTGATCATCAGAGATGGAACGGTGCTTTTTGACAAGTCCCTGAAAGCGGTCAGCGTAATCTTTGATAATGTCGTCGATGATTTTTTTCTGTTCAGGAGTGTCCGGCTTGAAAGGGAAGCCCATGTCTTTGTTGCGCCCCGATTTGGAAACTTCCACGGATACGCCGATTTTGTCCATGAGTCCTTCAACTTTTGGACGGATGAAGATTACCCCGATTGAGCCGGTCAAAGTGGTGGGGTGGGCCATGATATGATCAGCGGGCAGGCTGACATAGTACCCGCCGGAAGCAGCCACATCCATCATATTAACTATGACTTTAGCTCCGGTTTTTTCCTTGAAGCGCACTATCTCATTATAAAGGATGTCGCTGGCGGTAACTGAGCCACCGGGAGAATTTATCTTGAGTACAAGGGCTTTGATTTTGTCATCCTCGGCAGCAAGTTTGAGCCGTGAGGAAACCTCCTGCACAAGGCTTGGGGAACTACCCAGCAGTCCTCGCTTGCCTTCATCGGAAATTGTTCCATCTATCGAGACTACAAGAACCTTGTAGTCCCCTTCGCCTTGCAGCTTCTTTTCAAGCAGGGGATCAGTACCGTCCGGGAAAATATTCATCTTGGGCTGGCAGCCGCAAAGTGCAATTGAAGTGAGAATGAATATGGTCAGTAATATTTTTTTCATGGGTAACTCCTTTGGTTACCCGGAAACTAGCAGATGGGGGGTGTTAAATAAAGGGTGCTAATGCACCCTTTGCTTTATCTTTCATACATCGCCAGTTTAACTCCAAAGGCGACAAAGACTGATCCCAGTGCTCTGTCCAGCCATCTTTGCAGTTTCTGGCTTTCGCGCAATCTTCCGGTGATGCGGTCTCCGGCATAGATCAGCGGAGGCTCGACAAATGCTGCGGTGACGATGATCAATGTGCCGTGAAGCATCAGCTGGGCCCAGACAGGTCCGGCACCTTCAACTACAAATTGCGGCAGGAATGCTATGAAGAAAGTGGCAACTTTGGGGTTGAGCAGGTGGATGAACATACCCTGCTTGAAGATTGCAGTAGGATTAAGTTGGTTAGAGTTTTTGCTTATATCCAGCGGGCTGCCTTTAGATCTGAAAGCTCCGATAGCCAGCCAGAAAAGGTAGGCTACACCGACCCATTTTACGATGGAGAAAGCTGTGGCGGATGCGGCAATAACGGCGGCGAGTCCGAGCGCGGTCAGGATTACATAGAGAAAGGCTCCGGACCATATTCCAAACATAGCGGCGAATCCGGCTTTTCTTCCTCCGGTCACAGTATGGCTGAGTATGTAGGCCATATCCGGTCCGGGGGCGATATTGAGCAGCAGGGCGGCCAGTAGAAAGGTTGTCCAGTGGGCAAGATCGTATTCAAACATGATTGAACCTCGGTAAGTTGAAAATACAGATAACCACGGCACATAAGTGTGTCGCGTAGCATGACAAGGTTCTGTTTTTGGCGCGGGAAACAGGACTGCCATTTCAGACAAAATGGCGGAAAGGCAAGTTGATATTATTTCAACCTGCTTGAAAAGCAAACCCCGGAAAGGGATTCTCAATTGAATAAAACCCGGTCCACTTGTAATTGATCACAAGGGACCGGGTTTAAATATGGCACCGCTTCACTTAAAAAGCGGTTAAAGACTTATTTTCCGAAAACCATTGGAACAAAACTAATCAA contains the following coding sequences:
- the sppA gene encoding signal peptide peptidase SppA; this encodes MKKILLTIFILTSIALCGCQPKMNIFPDGTDPLLEKKLQGEGDYKVLVVSIDGTISDEGKRGLLGSSPSLVQEVSSRLKLAAEDDKIKALVLKINSPGGSVTASDILYNEIVRFKEKTGAKVIVNMMDVAASGGYYVSLPADHIMAHPTTLTGSIGVIFIRPKVEGLMDKIGVSVEVSKSGRNKDMGFPFKPDTPEQKKIIDDIIKDYADRFQGLVKKHRSISDDQLNTIFTAQVFSAQGAKKAGLVDSLGYLPDAVKTACKLAGISEDSQVVTYKRKSYPNDTLYNSASSQAFSPALINIDAGNLMPPKAGFHYLWLPAAE
- a CDS encoding LysE family translocator; amino-acid sequence: MFEYDLAHWTTFLLAALLLNIAPGPDMAYILSHTVTGGRKAGFAAMFGIWSGAFLYVILTALGLAAVIAASATAFSIVKWVGVAYLFWLAIGAFRSKGSPLDISKNSNQLNPTAIFKQGMFIHLLNPKVATFFIAFLPQFVVEGAGPVWAQLMLHGTLIIVTAAFVEPPLIYAGDRITGRLRESQKLQRWLDRALGSVFVAFGVKLAMYER